A part of Candidatus Delongbacteria bacterium genomic DNA contains:
- the ccoS gene encoding cbb3-type cytochrome oxidase assembly protein CcoS — protein sequence MSVVYVLVPLALLIVAVALGAFIHSVRKGQFDDLDTPAHRMLIDDEFQPAPPTPPESGTRERPGGSSS from the coding sequence ATGTCTGTCGTATACGTGCTTGTGCCTCTGGCGCTGCTGATCGTGGCGGTGGCTCTGGGAGCATTCATTCATTCGGTGCGCAAGGGCCAGTTCGACGATCTGGATACTCCCGCGCACCGGATGCTCATCGATGATGAATTCCAGCCCGCCCCACCGACCCCACCTGAGTCCGGGACCCGCGAGCGGCCCGGCGGGAGCTCGTCATGA
- a CDS encoding HAD hydrolase-like protein produces MNDRPGLLLLDLDGTVHEDGLPLPGAIEALQRIRAAGIGLMFVTNTTSIPSGTVLERLAGMGFPVDSSRLMTPLAAARQTLGTMGLTRVRALVREAALTDLAGLTLLGPEDEGAQAVLVGDLGAGWSYQVMNRAFMDLMDGARLVSCQANRYFRKGGRLVLDAGPFVAALEYAASCSAVLVGKPSADLFLNAARAVLRDGLDAGLKAGAVWMIGDDLENDVIAARRAGLRAMLVRSGKYRRDDEDRAQRHSDAVLDGVASLPDWLGL; encoded by the coding sequence ATGAACGACCGTCCCGGATTGCTGTTGCTGGATCTGGATGGCACGGTTCACGAAGATGGCCTGCCCCTTCCCGGTGCCATTGAAGCACTTCAGCGGATCCGGGCCGCGGGCATCGGTTTGATGTTCGTGACCAATACCACCTCGATTCCCAGCGGGACGGTTCTGGAACGCCTGGCCGGCATGGGCTTTCCGGTGGACTCCTCCCGGCTGATGACTCCCCTGGCGGCTGCCCGTCAGACCCTGGGCACCATGGGCCTGACGAGAGTGCGTGCCCTCGTGCGGGAAGCCGCCCTCACAGATCTGGCGGGCCTGACATTGCTTGGACCCGAGGACGAAGGCGCCCAGGCCGTGCTGGTGGGGGATCTGGGAGCCGGCTGGAGTTACCAGGTCATGAATCGGGCCTTCATGGACTTGATGGATGGTGCCCGACTGGTCTCGTGCCAGGCCAATCGCTACTTCCGCAAGGGCGGACGTCTTGTGCTGGACGCGGGGCCATTCGTCGCCGCACTGGAGTACGCAGCATCCTGTTCAGCAGTCCTGGTGGGCAAACCGTCCGCTGATCTGTTCCTCAATGCCGCCCGTGCCGTACTCCGGGATGGTCTTGATGCCGGTCTGAAGGCCGGAGCGGTCTGGATGATCGGTGATGATCTGGAAAACGATGTGATCGCGGCGCGCCGGGCCGGCCTGCGTGCGATGCTTGTCCGCAGTGGCAAGTACCGCCGCGACGATGAAGACCGGGCGCAGCGGCATTCGGACGCTGTTCTCGACGGCGTCGCCAGTCTGCCGGACTGGCTTGGGCTTTGA
- a CDS encoding rhodanese-like domain-containing protein — protein sequence MVIRKFSEKDSRTDSPASRLPQTKMNPYGAPEITATEAADLIAEGALLLMDVREDDEMDGARLMAPTTVHVALSRLSTDQESALGPEFRNKETRIAVISDHGVRSAQVTMWLRRKGWRHTVNVRGGYQAWQREVKGRVDSH from the coding sequence ATGGTCATACGCAAGTTTTCGGAAAAGGACAGCAGGACGGACAGCCCGGCTTCCCGACTGCCCCAGACGAAAATGAATCCTTATGGTGCCCCTGAAATCACCGCGACCGAAGCTGCGGACCTGATCGCCGAAGGCGCTCTGCTGCTGATGGATGTGCGTGAAGACGACGAGATGGACGGTGCCCGCCTGATGGCTCCCACCACGGTTCACGTGGCGCTGAGTCGTCTCAGCACCGACCAGGAATCCGCACTCGGACCTGAGTTCCGCAACAAGGAAACCCGGATTGCCGTGATCTCGGACCACGGGGTGCGCAGCGCCCAGGTGACCATGTGGCTGCGCCGCAAGGGCTGGCGCCATACGGTGAACGTGCGCGGCGGATATCAGGCCTGGCAACGCGAAGTCAAGGGTCGGGTCGACTCCCACTGA
- a CDS encoding sigma-70 family RNA polymerase sigma factor, with translation MITNPDRFWTLLKPLYSQAEAFARYMAPRNWEDVLQESLLKALQALDSLNDEASFKFWLFRIIANETKRGARREFWKRFLPMELEHGETRELASDPDPALRLDLQHLKTAILRLPSMRRETLLLYHVAGLSVAEIADLRKESQGAIKSRLSRCRQELRVALDGGTSLSVIRGKTVKELDHDIEQCIQQARAD, from the coding sequence TTGATCACAAACCCCGATCGATTCTGGACCCTGCTGAAGCCCCTCTACTCCCAGGCGGAAGCCTTTGCGCGCTACATGGCGCCCCGCAACTGGGAAGATGTGCTGCAGGAATCCCTGCTGAAGGCGCTCCAGGCGCTGGACAGCCTGAACGATGAAGCGAGCTTCAAGTTCTGGCTGTTCCGGATCATCGCCAACGAGACCAAACGCGGGGCCCGGCGGGAGTTCTGGAAACGCTTTCTGCCCATGGAACTGGAACATGGCGAGACTCGCGAGCTTGCCTCGGATCCGGATCCGGCACTGCGACTGGATCTTCAGCATCTGAAGACGGCCATTCTGCGCCTGCCTTCGATGCGCCGTGAGACCCTGTTGCTGTACCACGTGGCTGGACTCTCCGTGGCCGAGATCGCCGACCTGCGCAAGGAAAGCCAGGGCGCGATCAAGTCGCGGTTGAGTCGCTGCAGGCAGGAATTGCGCGTGGCGCTCGACGGAGGCACGTCCTTGTCGGTCATCCGAGGAAAGACTGTGAAGGAGCTGGATCATGACATCGAGCAATGCATCCAACAGGCCCGGGCGGACTGA
- a CDS encoding inorganic pyrophosphatase: MAFQPPFYRWRPHPWHGLEPGPECPEIVNAFIELTPFDLVKYEVDKVTGYLRVDRPQRTSSVAPALYGFIPRTYCGRRVQALSPGSAKGDGDPLDICVLSERPITKCEMIVSARVVGGLQMIDHGEADDKIIAVLANDNIWGNARDIGDLPGALVERLRHYFSTYKLIHGEEPRTVINGIYDREQATHVIQASIADYKEEFGD; the protein is encoded by the coding sequence ATGGCCTTTCAACCCCCCTTCTACCGCTGGCGCCCGCATCCCTGGCACGGACTGGAACCGGGACCCGAGTGCCCGGAAATCGTGAACGCCTTCATTGAACTGACACCCTTCGACCTGGTGAAGTACGAAGTGGACAAGGTCACCGGCTATCTGCGTGTCGATCGGCCCCAGCGGACCTCCTCGGTCGCCCCCGCGCTCTACGGATTCATTCCGCGCACCTATTGCGGACGCCGGGTGCAGGCGCTCAGCCCCGGTTCGGCCAAGGGGGACGGAGATCCTTTGGACATCTGCGTGCTCAGCGAACGCCCCATCACCAAGTGCGAGATGATCGTCAGTGCGCGGGTGGTCGGCGGTCTCCAGATGATCGACCACGGCGAGGCCGACGACAAGATCATAGCCGTCCTGGCCAACGACAACATCTGGGGCAATGCTCGCGACATCGGCGATCTGCCCGGTGCGCTGGTGGAGCGTCTGCGCCACTATTTCAGCACATACAAGCTGATCCACGGCGAAGAGCCGCGCACCGTGATCAACGGCATCTACGACCGCGAGCAGGCCACCCACGTGATCCAGGCATCCATCGCCGACTACAAGGAAGAGTTCGGCGATTGA
- a CDS encoding ammonia-forming cytochrome c nitrite reductase subunit c552 yields the protein MVTMVLVSIFERKSEARSPWVRLTEVGENDTDPAKWGINWPQQYDSYLRTATSTRTRFGGHGGSEAMPAEKIERDPWLKRMFLGYAFSIDYRDRRGHAYMLSDQESTERLSKPQTGSCLHCHASIMPLYRELGDGDAMKGFEESYKLSYQEMNQKLHDGGNAHPVSCVDCHDPESMRLRVTRPGFINGIQALAGSDAPLPMMPSVERWRAGDRSVPYDPNTEASRSEMRSFVCGQCHVEYYCSSKMPLEFPWSQGLKVENAEAHWDATTFDDGKRFFDYKHKETGAEILKAQHPEFELWSQGIHARSGVSCADCHMPYMREGASKVSDHWVRSPLLNVNRACQTCHHFPEEELKARVDQIQDRNHRLLQSGGDALMDLLDAIQAAKIAGVDSLALQPAREFQRQAQWRLDYIAAENSMGFHAPQEAARILGEAMNLARQGQVAALELTQLP from the coding sequence ATGGTGACGATGGTTCTGGTCTCGATCTTCGAGCGCAAATCCGAAGCCCGCAGCCCGTGGGTGCGCCTGACCGAGGTGGGCGAGAACGACACCGATCCGGCCAAGTGGGGCATCAACTGGCCCCAGCAGTATGACTCCTACCTGCGCACCGCCACATCCACCAGAACCCGCTTCGGCGGACACGGGGGCAGCGAGGCCATGCCCGCGGAGAAGATCGAACGCGACCCCTGGCTCAAACGCATGTTTCTGGGCTATGCCTTCTCGATCGATTACCGGGATCGTCGCGGACACGCCTACATGCTCAGCGATCAGGAATCGACCGAGCGCCTCTCGAAACCGCAGACCGGGTCCTGCCTGCACTGCCACGCCTCGATCATGCCGCTCTACCGCGAACTGGGCGATGGCGATGCCATGAAGGGTTTCGAGGAATCCTACAAGCTGTCCTACCAGGAGATGAATCAGAAGCTGCACGATGGCGGCAATGCCCACCCCGTCTCCTGCGTGGATTGCCACGATCCCGAGAGCATGCGTCTGCGCGTGACACGCCCCGGGTTCATCAATGGCATCCAGGCCCTTGCAGGTTCCGATGCACCCCTGCCGATGATGCCCTCGGTCGAACGCTGGCGCGCCGGCGATCGCAGCGTGCCCTATGACCCCAACACCGAAGCCAGCCGCTCGGAGATGCGCTCCTTCGTCTGCGGGCAGTGTCATGTGGAGTATTACTGCTCAAGCAAGATGCCGCTTGAGTTCCCCTGGAGTCAGGGTTTGAAGGTCGAAAATGCCGAAGCCCACTGGGACGCCACCACATTCGATGACGGCAAGCGTTTCTTCGACTACAAACACAAGGAGACCGGTGCTGAAATCCTGAAAGCCCAGCATCCCGAGTTCGAACTCTGGAGTCAGGGCATCCATGCCCGATCCGGAGTCTCCTGCGCCGATTGCCACATGCCCTACATGCGTGAAGGCGCCAGCAAGGTGTCGGACCATTGGGTGCGCAGCCCCCTGCTGAACGTGAATCGGGCCTGCCAGACCTGCCACCACTTCCCCGAAGAGGAACTGAAAGCCCGGGTGGACCAGATCCAGGATCGCAATCATCGCCTGCTCCAGAGTGGCGGCGATGCCCTGATGGACCTGCTGGATGCCATCCAGGCCGCCAAGATCGCGGGAGTGGACAGTCTGGCCCTGCAGCCCGCGCGTGAATTCCAGCGTCAGGCTCAGTGGCGTCTGGATTACATTGCCGCCGAGAATTCCATGGGCTTCCATGCCCCCCAGGAAGCGGCACGCATCCTGGGCGAAGCGATGAATCTGGCGCGCCAGGGACAGGTCGCCGCACTGGAGCTGACCCAGCTTCCGTAA
- the nrfH gene encoding cytochrome c nitrite reductase small subunit, whose translation MTIPSRVTSRPGTDRGWATRHSLALVAATGILLGLGAFTFRYGEGLSYFSSDPAACVNCHIMQPQYSSWQKASHHTSAVCVDCHLPVSLIPKLLAKASNGWHHSKGFTLQDFHEPIMIKPGNSRILQENCLRCHGDMVHAMAPGMALEPDAVSCVHCHASVGHGETTGLGGPERNDFSERMIP comes from the coding sequence ATGACCATTCCGTCACGGGTCACATCCCGGCCCGGCACCGATCGGGGTTGGGCAACCCGACACAGTCTGGCCCTGGTGGCGGCCACGGGCATTCTGCTTGGCCTGGGCGCCTTCACCTTTCGCTACGGGGAGGGGCTCTCCTACTTCAGCAGCGACCCGGCCGCCTGCGTGAACTGCCACATCATGCAACCACAGTACTCATCCTGGCAGAAGGCCAGCCATCACACCTCCGCGGTCTGTGTCGACTGCCACCTGCCGGTTTCCCTGATCCCCAAGCTGCTGGCCAAGGCATCCAACGGCTGGCATCATTCCAAGGGCTTCACCCTGCAGGATTTTCACGAACCGATCATGATCAAGCCCGGCAACAGCCGCATCCTTCAGGAGAACTGCCTGCGCTGCCATGGTGACATGGTGCACGCCATGGCCCCCGGCATGGCGCTGGAACCCGATGCGGTCAGTTGTGTGCATTGCCATGCGTCCGTGGGACATGGCGAGACGACAGGCCTTGGCGGACCCGAACGCAATGATTTCAGTGAAAGGATGATCCCGTGA
- a CDS encoding T9SS type A sorting domain-containing protein, with the protein MKTFSTLIMSLLVSVLAQAQSAWWTPAEPELGDAVTIYYDAVAGALPNGASNLILHWGVNETGPGGWETPPSNIWPAGTTVWVDGIAARTPMISQGNGVFSVQISPTVAITSIHFVVTDGTNWDSNANLNWNVYFGDPPVFADVWHRFIFDPASEFYSGDASITQVHLAGTFNNWSSSADNMLPGPAGTWILDKVIPEGFHQYKFVVNTGGWTWDPDNPVQNSNDNNNSVLELVPSTDPVFIGFDQPDNLVVSVPQTLALTASFRDPDTGAPIDWETVEVELDGDATMDYTVLANTLSVDLDLNTEGRHTLRIRLEDEEGDRTDVEYAAGYWSEGWHAVDPDNDDDGPGVWNYPTPFDGYADLQALHLWEAATGDTLRLGVELDLVHDYSRVVLMLTSDIQASKSGDHLAEELRTPDWAAGGMLVTLVAPGSTSLNPAEDNRFVLAHTPFTAGPAIDVWQEGNALYANLPMDILEEHLGSWQEEWYLAAYTVLDGVQPIEGGVLEITPTTGGLAENWDCDVYDLMNVGYALNEDRILANNNIARTSTLDGTDRGFAAILPGQVGPHMAAPGPVVNILTRGASTVVPFKTIAGTVTANAVGTVSLIHTTESGQTTLDLSINGNSWSTSLNLEDGLNTFQATAVDGEGEQGSSALMEYTLARNHAPRPVVDVSLHADGYIRLYGGNTMDMDGDISSWSWTAEAGNPEELVFTNAGSSIARIESLPTTPGEYRVRLTVNDAEGHSDWAIGQFAVENGAILPVGETGYPTWVRDAIVYEVYLRSFSSSQDLDGLTARLQEIADLGANCIWLMPIFEGPSDHGYAINDYYAIEADYGTQEDFDELVSAAHALGIRIVLDMVINHSSIDHAWMREAQEHGNYTQYKGYYDWNVDGTPAHYYDWDSLPNFNVSNADLKHEIFEMCRYWVEERGVDGYRCDVAWGPMERDAQYWNEWRREIRRKRPDLLLLAEASANDFTIYNNRFNLAYDWDLFHSVIQSFDTVTPSAMQDRISNLGFWQPDNALAFRFLENHDEDRLINVVGEASSRLAATLVMTAPGVPLIYSGQEVGETSPRGLINWNDALNLRPFYQHLCELRNEYPQFRTNRVDQRVNDTPSQVYSYARVGENPAAEGVILVALNQSDNSRTVGIELDPVAWGMDSGIWYATHLMNGTVIPFTNGLPTDVDLFLAPREGGIWLIADHSVQVEVAEPVVPVSQFSLDPAWPNPFNPDTVIPFAVPQAGPVQVAVYNLAGQQVALLVDGELAAGRHLVRWRADGLASGVYFVHARAGGEIRTQKITLLK; encoded by the coding sequence ATGAAAACCTTTTCGACTCTCATCATGTCGCTGCTGGTCTCCGTGCTGGCGCAAGCCCAGAGCGCCTGGTGGACGCCCGCCGAACCCGAACTGGGCGATGCGGTCACCATCTATTACGACGCGGTGGCCGGAGCCCTGCCCAATGGTGCCAGCAATCTGATTCTGCACTGGGGTGTCAACGAAACCGGCCCAGGAGGTTGGGAGACACCGCCTTCCAACATCTGGCCCGCCGGCACCACAGTGTGGGTGGATGGCATCGCCGCCCGCACGCCCATGATTTCCCAGGGGAACGGTGTCTTTTCCGTGCAGATCAGTCCCACGGTGGCCATCACGTCCATCCATTTCGTGGTCACCGACGGCACCAACTGGGACAGCAACGCCAACCTGAACTGGAATGTGTACTTCGGTGATCCTCCGGTCTTCGCCGATGTCTGGCATCGTTTCATCTTCGATCCCGCCAGCGAATTCTATTCGGGGGACGCCAGCATCACCCAGGTGCATCTGGCAGGTACCTTCAACAACTGGAGTTCCTCCGCGGACAACATGCTGCCCGGCCCGGCCGGCACCTGGATCCTGGACAAGGTGATTCCCGAAGGGTTCCACCAGTACAAATTCGTGGTCAACACGGGGGGCTGGACCTGGGACCCGGACAATCCTGTGCAGAACTCCAACGACAACAACAATTCAGTGCTCGAACTGGTCCCGTCCACGGATCCCGTGTTCATCGGTTTCGACCAGCCCGACAATCTGGTCGTGAGCGTCCCCCAGACACTTGCTCTGACGGCCAGCTTCCGCGATCCCGACACGGGCGCTCCCATCGACTGGGAAACCGTCGAGGTGGAGCTGGACGGCGATGCCACCATGGATTACACGGTGCTGGCCAACACTCTCTCAGTGGACCTTGACCTCAACACAGAAGGGCGTCACACCCTGCGCATCCGTCTGGAAGATGAAGAAGGCGATCGTACCGACGTGGAGTACGCGGCGGGCTACTGGAGCGAGGGCTGGCATGCCGTGGATCCCGACAACGACGACGACGGCCCCGGCGTCTGGAACTATCCCACCCCCTTCGACGGCTACGCCGACCTGCAGGCCCTGCATCTCTGGGAAGCCGCCACCGGCGACACCTTGCGCCTGGGCGTGGAGCTGGATCTGGTACACGACTACAGCCGCGTGGTGCTGATGCTGACCTCCGACATCCAGGCTTCGAAGAGCGGGGACCATCTTGCCGAGGAGCTGCGCACGCCCGACTGGGCTGCCGGCGGTATGCTGGTGACTCTTGTCGCACCCGGATCGACCAGCCTGAATCCAGCCGAGGACAACCGTTTCGTGCTGGCGCACACTCCCTTCACGGCGGGCCCCGCGATCGATGTGTGGCAGGAAGGCAACGCCCTGTACGCCAACCTGCCCATGGACATTCTCGAAGAGCATCTGGGAAGCTGGCAGGAAGAGTGGTATCTGGCCGCGTACACGGTGCTCGACGGAGTGCAGCCCATTGAAGGAGGCGTGCTCGAGATCACGCCCACCACGGGCGGCTTGGCCGAGAACTGGGACTGCGACGTCTACGACCTGATGAACGTGGGTTACGCGCTCAATGAAGACCGGATTCTGGCCAACAACAACATCGCGCGCACCAGCACCCTGGATGGCACCGATCGTGGCTTCGCCGCGATCCTGCCCGGGCAGGTCGGTCCCCACATGGCAGCACCGGGGCCGGTGGTCAACATCCTCACCCGCGGAGCCAGCACGGTGGTGCCTTTCAAGACCATCGCCGGCACGGTCACCGCCAATGCAGTGGGCACGGTCAGCCTGATCCACACCACCGAGTCGGGGCAGACCACCCTGGACCTGAGCATCAACGGCAACAGCTGGAGCACCTCGCTGAACCTCGAGGACGGGCTGAATACCTTTCAGGCCACCGCTGTGGATGGAGAAGGCGAGCAGGGCAGCAGCGCGCTCATGGAGTATACGCTGGCGCGCAATCATGCCCCCCGCCCGGTGGTGGACGTGAGCCTGCACGCCGACGGATACATCCGGCTCTACGGTGGCAATACCATGGACATGGACGGGGACATCTCCAGCTGGAGCTGGACGGCCGAAGCGGGCAACCCCGAAGAACTGGTCTTCACCAATGCAGGCAGCAGCATCGCGCGCATCGAGAGCCTGCCCACCACACCCGGCGAATATCGTGTGCGTCTTACGGTGAACGATGCCGAAGGTCACAGCGACTGGGCGATCGGTCAGTTCGCGGTGGAGAACGGCGCCATTCTGCCCGTGGGCGAAACCGGTTACCCCACCTGGGTGCGGGACGCCATCGTCTACGAAGTCTACCTGCGCAGCTTTTCCTCATCACAGGACCTGGACGGACTGACCGCACGCCTGCAGGAGATTGCCGATCTGGGCGCCAATTGCATCTGGCTGATGCCGATCTTCGAAGGCCCCAGCGATCACGGCTATGCCATCAACGACTACTACGCGATCGAAGCGGATTACGGCACCCAGGAGGATTTTGACGAGCTGGTGAGTGCCGCCCACGCGCTGGGCATCCGCATCGTGCTGGACATGGTGATCAATCACAGCAGCATCGACCATGCCTGGATGCGCGAAGCCCAGGAACACGGCAACTACACCCAGTACAAGGGTTACTACGACTGGAACGTGGACGGCACGCCCGCTCACTATTACGACTGGGATTCGCTGCCCAACTTCAACGTGAGCAATGCCGACCTCAAGCACGAAATCTTCGAGATGTGCCGCTACTGGGTCGAGGAGCGCGGCGTGGACGGCTACCGCTGCGATGTGGCCTGGGGGCCGATGGAGCGTGACGCCCAGTACTGGAACGAATGGCGTCGCGAGATCCGTCGCAAGCGCCCCGACCTGCTGCTGCTGGCGGAGGCCAGCGCCAACGACTTTACGATCTACAACAACCGCTTCAACCTGGCTTATGACTGGGATCTGTTCCACAGCGTGATCCAGAGTTTCGACACGGTCACCCCCTCCGCCATGCAGGACCGGATTTCGAACCTCGGTTTCTGGCAGCCCGACAACGCGCTGGCCTTCCGTTTTCTCGAGAATCACGACGAGGATCGCCTGATCAACGTGGTGGGTGAAGCCTCTTCGCGCTTGGCGGCCACCCTGGTCATGACCGCCCCCGGTGTGCCCCTGATCTATTCGGGCCAGGAAGTGGGCGAGACCTCGCCGCGCGGGCTGATCAACTGGAATGACGCCCTGAACCTGCGCCCCTTCTACCAGCATCTTTGCGAGCTGCGCAACGAGTATCCTCAGTTCCGCACCAACCGGGTCGACCAGCGCGTGAACGACACGCCCAGTCAGGTCTATTCCTACGCCCGCGTGGGTGAGAATCCCGCGGCCGAGGGTGTGATACTGGTGGCCCTCAACCAGAGCGACAATTCGCGCACCGTGGGCATTGAGCTGGACCCGGTGGCCTGGGGCATGGACAGCGGCATCTGGTACGCGACACACCTGATGAACGGCACGGTGATTCCATTCACCAACGGACTTCCCACGGACGTGGATCTGTTCCTCGCGCCCCGCGAAGGCGGGATCTGGCTGATCGCCGATCACAGTGTGCAGGTCGAGGTGGCCGAGCCGGTGGTGCCGGTCAGCCAGTTCAGTCTGGACCCGGCCTGGCCCAATCCGTTCAATCCCGACACGGTGATTCCCTTCGCGGTGCCCCAGGCGGGCCCCGTGCAGGTTGCGGTATACAATCTCGCCGGTCAGCAGGTGGCCCTGCTCGTCGATGGTGAGCTGGCGGCTGGCCGTCATCTGGTGCGCTGGCGCGCCGATGGTCTGGCCAGTGGGGTGTACTTCGTGCATGCCCGCGCCGGTGGCGAGATCCGCACCCAGAAAATCACCCTGCTGAAGTAG
- a CDS encoding extracellular solute-binding protein, giving the protein MYTLLLFLLFSCSGDSGGKLIVLWHQMTPAERAVLEGQLDAFRFKHPDITVRALYKETEELRSGFQAAALAGAGPELIYGPSDVLGSFQTMGIIQDMSPWFPPSEQEQFVPAALTFLPSPVDSSRTELVQVGDRIGNHLALVINRDLLSETPLTSDEMIRMAVEQTVDEDGDGRNERYGLVWNFVEPFFVIPFLTGHGAWIFKEDGGIEPDLDTPEAVAAYTMVLELQDRWKVIPANCDYETADALFKNGQAAMIINGDWSWGDYLSNPGFHAEVVPLPVISSTGLPMGPMVATKGYSLNLNSTPEESALAMELVQYLTSAEVQITFMGQLKTLPSRKSLLDLPMLREDPTLRASAEQMKRGRAMPVVAELRAIWDSMRPSYQALLGGSKTPAQAAHDMQEMALVSIAKMNQRQEPGPVGRALSWSGWLLLAGFIVWQRKTLGRFLHDWRENRLSYLFILPSLVVILLTIVFPFLYNVVLSLSNMSLRHFRDWEIIGFQNYLEVFREAVFFSVLLKTVIWTVVNLVFHVGLGVLLAVMLNGPVKGKSLYRVLLIIPWAVPAYITALTWRGMFDYEYGAINLVISQFLHMPMVNWLGSPFEAFLACILTNIWLGFPFMMVITLGGLQGIPQELYEAARVDGASRWAQFRLITLPLLKPVLLPAITLGAIWTFNNLNVVWLVSNGGEPSDQTHILVSYVYKAVFNLYRYGYGAALSMVIFVLLAVFSIGFLRRNKATQSVY; this is encoded by the coding sequence GTGTACACACTGCTGCTGTTTCTGCTGTTTTCCTGTTCCGGCGATTCCGGCGGAAAGCTGATTGTGCTCTGGCACCAGATGACTCCGGCGGAGCGCGCGGTTCTGGAGGGCCAGCTTGACGCGTTCAGGTTCAAGCATCCCGACATCACCGTGCGGGCCCTGTACAAGGAAACCGAGGAACTGCGCAGTGGCTTCCAGGCCGCCGCACTGGCCGGTGCCGGTCCCGAGCTGATCTACGGTCCCTCGGATGTGCTCGGCAGTTTCCAGACCATGGGCATCATCCAGGACATGTCACCCTGGTTCCCCCCGAGCGAGCAGGAGCAATTCGTACCTGCGGCGCTCACATTCCTGCCATCGCCGGTTGACAGCTCCCGGACCGAACTGGTCCAGGTGGGAGATCGCATCGGCAATCATCTGGCGCTGGTGATCAACCGTGACCTGCTCTCCGAGACCCCGCTCACCAGCGATGAGATGATCCGGATGGCCGTCGAGCAGACCGTGGACGAGGACGGCGATGGCCGCAACGAGCGCTACGGACTTGTCTGGAACTTCGTCGAGCCCTTTTTCGTGATACCATTTCTGACCGGACACGGCGCCTGGATCTTCAAGGAAGACGGCGGCATCGAGCCCGATCTGGACACGCCGGAAGCGGTGGCCGCGTATACAATGGTGCTTGAACTGCAGGATCGCTGGAAAGTGATTCCTGCCAACTGTGACTACGAAACCGCCGATGCCCTCTTCAAGAACGGCCAGGCGGCCATGATCATCAATGGGGACTGGAGTTGGGGCGATTACCTTTCCAATCCCGGTTTCCACGCGGAAGTGGTGCCGCTGCCCGTGATCAGCAGCACGGGCCTGCCGATGGGGCCGATGGTGGCCACCAAGGGTTACAGCCTCAATCTGAACTCCACCCCTGAAGAATCCGCCCTGGCCATGGAACTGGTGCAGTATCTCACCTCCGCCGAGGTCCAGATCACCTTCATGGGCCAGCTGAAGACCCTGCCCAGCAGGAAGAGCCTGTTGGATCTGCCCATGCTGCGCGAAGATCCCACTCTGCGGGCCTCCGCCGAGCAGATGAAGCGGGGGCGTGCCATGCCCGTGGTGGCCGAGCTGCGCGCCATCTGGGACAGCATGCGCCCCAGCTATCAGGCCCTGCTGGGTGGCAGCAAGACTCCCGCCCAGGCGGCGCACGACATGCAGGAAATGGCGCTGGTCTCAATCGCCAAGATGAACCAACGCCAGGAACCGGGGCCGGTTGGACGTGCCCTCTCCTGGTCGGGCTGGCTGCTGCTGGCGGGATTCATCGTCTGGCAACGCAAGACCCTGGGCCGCTTCCTGCACGACTGGCGTGAGAACCGGCTGAGCTATCTGTTCATTCTGCCCTCGCTTGTCGTGATCCTGCTCACCATCGTGTTTCCCTTCCTCTACAACGTGGTGCTGAGCCTCTCCAACATGTCCCTGCGCCACTTCCGGGACTGGGAAATCATCGGTTTCCAGAACTACCTCGAAGTCTTCCGCGAGGCCGTGTTCTTTTCGGTTCTGCTGAAGACCGTGATCTGGACCGTGGTCAATCTGGTGTTCCATGTGGGGCTGGGCGTGCTGTTGGCGGTCATGCTCAACGGGCCGGTCAAGGGCAAGAGTCTCTACCGTGTGCTGCTGATCATTCCCTGGGCCGTCCCGGCCTACATCACGGCGCTCACCTGGCGCGGCATGTTCGACTATGAGTACGGTGCGATCAACCTGGTGATCAGTCAGTTCCTGCACATGCCCATGGTCAACTGGCTGGGCTCGCCCTTCGAAGCGTTTCTGGCCTGCATTCTCACCAACATCTGGCTGGGTTTCCCCTTCATGATGGTGATCACGCTGGGCGGACTGCAGGGCATTCCCCAGGAACTCTACGAAGCGGCCCGCGTCGACGGAGCCAGTCGCTGGGCCCAGTTCCGGCTGATCACACTGCCGCTGCTCAAGCCCGTGCTGCTGCCCGCGATCACGCTGGGTGCCATCTGGACCTTCAACAACCTCAACGTGGTCTGGCTGGTCAGCAACGGGGGCGAACCCTCGGACCAGACGCACATTCTGGTGAGCTATGTTTACAAGGCGGTGTTCAATCTCTACCGCTACGGATATGGCGCGGCGCTCTCGATGGTGATCTTCGTGCTGCTGGCGGTTTTCTCGATCGGCTTCCTGCGGCGCAACAAGGCGACTCAAAGTGTGTACTAG